Within the Emticicia oligotrophica DSM 17448 genome, the region CCGCCCCCCCTAAATTACCTGAAGATGTAGCCATTGCCTATAAAAACTTACCTACAACCTTAGACTATAATCTTCATGTAAAACCAATTTTATCAGATAAATGCTTTGCTTGCCACGGCCCAGACAAAGCCAAACAAAAAGCAGGCCTTCGATTAGACTTAGCAGAAGCTGCTTACGCCCAACTTCCCGAAAGCCCAGGGAAAGTGGCAATTTCGCCCAAAAATTTAAAGAAAAGTGAGGTTTTTCATAGAATAGTCTCGAATGACCCAACTTACGTGATGCCTACACCCAAATCACATTTGAGCTTATCGGCCTACGAAAAAGCGGTTATCATCAAATGGATTGAAAATGGTGCAGTTTATCAACCTCATTGGGCTTTCGTGAAACCACAAAAAAGAGCAATTCCTTCTCTTAAAAATACGCTTGCTTTTTCTCCCATTAATCAAATTGATAATTTTATTTTCAGTCGCTTAGAACAAGAAGGTTTGTCGGCCTCAAAAGAGGCTTCAAAGGAAATTTTGCTGCGTCGTTTGTCTTTTGATTTAACTGGCCTGCCCCCAACTCTCGAAGAAATTGATGCTTTTTTGGATGATAATAGCCCCAATGCCTACGAAAAACAAGTAGATAGGTTACTAAATTCGCCACATTATGGTGAAAAAATGTCCACTGATTGGCTTGATTTAGCTCGCTTTGCCGATTCTCATGGTTATACTGTTGACCGACTTCGAGATATGTCGCCCTATCGAGATTGGGTAATTCGGGCTTTCAACGAAAACATGCCTTATAGCAATTTTATCCACCAACAACTGGCTGGCGATTTGTTTCCATCACCCACCAAAGATATGCTCATTGCTACGGCTTTCAATCGAAATCATCCGCAAAATTTGGAAGGAGGTATTGTAGAAGAAGAATTTCAAACCGAATATGTCATGGACAGAACCAATACTTTTGGTGATGCTTTCTTGGCGATGTCGGTTGGTTGTGCCCGATGCCACGACCATAAATATGACCCAATTTCACAGAAAAATTATTACGAATTATTCAGTTTCTTTAATAATATAAGAGAAGCTGGTCAGATTTCGTGGAATGATGACCTACCCACTCCTACCCTACTTTTACCGACTGCTGAGCAAGAAAAAGTAGTAGATTTCATTAAAAATTCCATTGCAGAACAAGAACAAAAAGTAATTGAAGCGAAAAATTCAGCTACAACAGATTTTGAAAAATGGTTAGAAAATAAAGAATATCAATCACTATTAAACAATGCTTTGCCACAAGCTAACTTACAAGGATTTTATACCTTTGAAGATTCACTTCGAAACAGTGTAAATCCTAAACAAAAAGGCGTGATGCGACGTGATGCCGGAACTCTTGATAAACCTACTTTCGAGCAAACCACCAAGGGTCAAGTGCTGCTTTTAGATGGCGATGTCTATGCCGATTTAAAAGATGTAGGTGTTTTTCGAAAGTCTGAGGCTTTTACGGTTGGTATGTGGGCCTACATTCCAAAGGAAATGAAAGATGGTGTGATTTTCCATAAAAGCAATGCCGAGCGTTTGTATAATTTCAAGGGCTACCACTTATTTCTACGAAATAATAAGTTAGAAATTACGATGGCTCACACCGCTCCTTCAAATGCCATTACAAAATTAAGTTTGAAAGACGCTCCTCGTGATAAATGGCTGCATTTGTGCATGACCCACGATGGCTCTGCCAAAGCCAACGGTTTCAAACTCTATCTTGATGGAGAAGAAATGACCATGGAAACCGTCATCGACCAATTATATAAAGACATTATTTTTTACTCAAAATCAGAGCCAGCATTGCAGATTGGCGGCTGGTGGCGTGGATTGGGTTTTAAAGGAGGAAAAGTTGACGATGCCATAGTTTACAGCCGAGCTTTAACGCCATTTGAAATAAAAATCTTAGCCAAAAAGGCTGATTGGGGCAATATTTCGAATAAATCTTCAAGTGAATTAAACCCCCAAGAAAAAGCGATTTTGAAAGAATATTATCTTTCGGCCATCAATCCAACAGTTTTATCGGCACAAAAAGAATTACAAAAGCTCCGAACGGCTTTATCTGATTCGAGCGAAAAAATTGCCGAAATTATGATTATGCAAGAAATGCCTAAACCAAAGGTTACTCACTTGCTACATCGTGGACAATATGATGCTTTGGGTGAAGAAGTAAAACCTAATACCCCGAAAGATATTCTATCATTTCCTGCCAATTTACCTAAAAATAGACTTGGTTTGGCTCAATGGCTTACCGATGAAAATAATCCGCTTACTGCAAGAGTAGCAGTAAACCGATTCTGGCAAAATTTCTTCGGTACAGGCATTGTAAAAACGACTGAAGATTTTGGGAATCAAGGCGAAATGCCGAGCCACCCCGAATTACTTGATTGGTTGGCTCTAAATTTTCAAAAAGATTGGGATGTAAAGAAACTCAATAAACTCATTGTTATGTCAGCCACGTATCGACAAGATTCAAAAGTAAGCAGAGAAGTTCGAGAACGTGACCCCGAAAATCGTTTGCTTTCACACGGGCCAAGCAATCGACTTTCTGCCGAAATGCTTCGTGATAATGCATTGGCAGTCAGTGGTTTATTGAATAAGAAAATTGGTGGTAAAAGCATCAAACCTTATCAACCCGATGGCCTTTGGGAAATCAATAATACCCAATATACCCAAGATTCGGGTGATGCTATTTATCGACGTAGCCTTTATATAGTTGTGAAGCGTTCTGTACCCAATCCGACTTTGGGAACATTCGATGCTCCTTCTCGCAGCTATTGTGTGGTTCGTCGACAAAAAACCAATACGCCTTTGCAAGCCCTCGTGACGCTCAACGACCCAACTTTTGTTGAAGCGGCTAAAGTGATAGGCGAAGCCATGGCCAAAGAAGCCGATACCCGAAAAGCGATTATTACTGTTTATAGGAAACTTAGTGGTAAAACTCCTTCTGAACGAGAGTTGGACTTACTCTTATCATTGCAAAAATCTGAATATGAGGAGTTTAAACAAAATCCTGATAAAACCAAAGGTTGGCTAAAAACTGGACTTTATAAAATTGACCCAGCTTTAGAAGCCGCCTCAGTAGCCGCCAATGCCGTAGTAGCAAGCACGATTTTAAACTCAGATGCAACCCTTACCAAAAGATAAAATGGCACACCACGACGATACTTTCAAACTTCATTCTCCTGAGTTTTCGGCATTGAATCGAAAGCTCGACCGACGTAATTTTTTACTCCGTTCGGCCTCAGGTTTGGGTGCAATGGCTTTGAGTAGTTTGATTAGTTCAAACGCAAGAGGAAATACACTCGAAGAGCAAATCATGAAAGCTTTGCCCAGTATTGCACCAAAAGCCAAACGAGTGGTTTATCTCTTTATGAGTGGAGGGCCTTCACAATTTGAAACTTTCGATTATAAACCAAAACTCGCTAATCTTTTTGGTCAAGGCTTACCCGATTCGGTTAGAAAAGGGCAAAGACTTACAGGTATGAGTGCCAATCAAGCGGTTTTACCGCTTGTTCCGTCGGCCTATAAATTTAATCAATACGGAAAAACTAAGACTTGGGTAAGTGATTTGCTACCTTACACGGCTCAAGTAGTCGATGATTTGTGTATCGTAAAATCTATGTTTACTGAGCAAATCAATCATGACCCCGCCATAACATTTTTTCAAACTGGACATCAATTGCCAGGTCGCCCTTCTATCGGCTCTTGGATGAGCTACGGTTTGGGTTCTGAAAATCAAAATCTGCCTGCGTTTATTGTTTTGGTTTCAAAAGATGCCTCGAAAGACCAGCCACTTTATGCTCGTTTGTGGGGCAATGGCTTCCTATCTTCTGAGCATCAAGGAGTGCAATTCCGCTCAGGTAAAGACCCTGTTTTATTTCTTAATAATCCCGAAGGTTATGACGGCCAAGACCGCCAACAAATGTTGGAATATTTGACCAAACTCAACCAATTGCAAAATGAAACTTGGGGTGACCCCGAAGTAGATGCCCGAATCGCACAGTACGAGATGGCGTATCGGATGCAGACCTCTGTTCCCGAAGTAATGGATACTTCTAAAGAACCCGATGAAGTTTTTGAGCTTTACGGAGAAGGTAGCCGAGATAAAGGAACGTATGCCGCCAATTGCCTTTTAGCTCGGAAATTACTCGAAAAAGACGTCAGATTTGTGCAGCTTTATCATCAAGGCTGGGACCATCACGGCTCCCTACCCAAAGGAATGGCTCACCAATGCAAGCAAACTGATAAAGCCACCGCCGCCTTGATTATTGATTTGAAAAGAAGAGGTTTACTGGAAGATACTTTGGTGGTTTGGGGTGGAGAATTTGGCAGAACAGTTTATTCGCAAGGTAAACTCACCAAAGATGATTATGGCCGAGACCACCACCCAAGATGCTTTACGATGTGGATGGCAGGTGCGGGTGTAAAATCGGGGTTTAGCTACGGCGAAACCGATGATTTTAGCTATAATATCATCAAAAACCCAGTGCATGTGCACGATTTTCAAGCAACTTTATTACATTTAATGGGAATCGACCATGAACAACTGACTTATAAGTACCAAGGTAGGCGTTTTAGATTAACCGATGTGCATGGACAAGTGATTAAAGGAATTTTGGCTTAATTAAACAGAGGAACAAGCATTGAGGAATGAAACATATTTGGGTAATTTTTAAGTTAATTTTATTGATAGTTTTTGCACTTCGACTACTCATTGCCAATCGCAAAGAAAAACAACCGAAGTTTCAACATGACCCTAAGCGTGGCCTATTCAACTTGTTTCACCAGCAAGTATTTTCTAAGAAAATTATGTTTCATTCAGAAGAATTGAGCAACGAACAACAGCTAAAGGAAATATTCAGAAAACAAATTCGTCCAAAAGAAGAAGCTTGGAAACAAGACGGCAAACTATTCGATGATTTTTTTGCTACTTTAAGTTTAGAAGAGCGAATGGTTTATGTAGCCTATCTTTCAAATAAAAGCTTTCAGAAAGGTAGTATTTTCAATTTTCTATGGTACAAAACCGAATGGATTATTGCTTTTGGGCAAATGCTAAAACATCTAAAAGCGGATAACCTGTATTTCCTCTTTGAAGTCGTCGTCATCGAATCTTGCCATTTCGATATTGAAAGCATTTCGCAAGAAAACCAAGATTTCTTTCAACTCGAACTCCACCCCGACGGTAGCCAAGAACATGAGTCCGTGAAGCAATTTGACAAAGTATTCAGACCCGAAGAATTTTATGGGCTTGTACTTCAAAAAATTCAATAACTAAGTATTCCCTTTAAAAATGGGGATGCTTAGGAAACGAAAAAATGAAGGTTTTACGTCGAAATATTTCGTTAATTCTATCTTTTAAATACTATTACTAAAATATTTTCGTTACAAAAAGATTGTAAAGTTCTGACTACACAATTTAACTATTATTTATCATGAATTTGCTTTTCCGCTCCAACCTCTTCAAATTGTGTTATTTTTTTCTTTTAAGCTCCAATCTCTTTGCCCAAACATTCAGTATAAAAGGTGTAGTTCGCGATGCCAAAACTTCTGAAATAGTACCTTTTGCCAATGTTTTTGTAGCTAATACTACCAAAGGAACGAGTTCAAACGAAAAAGGAGAATATACCCTTTCAAAAATCCCTTTTGGAACAGTCATCGTATCGGTTTCGATGGTGGGCTATGCTCCCGCTCGCCAAACCATTAGGATTGAAACCGAAGGAACAAAGGAAGTTGACTTTACCATTAATCCGATTGAACAAGAACTCAGTGAAGTAAAGGTTTCGGCCAATAGAGATAAAACTTGGGAAAAACAATTTCAACGTTTTTCGAAAAGTATTTTAGGAGATTCTCCTTTATCTAAGTTATGTAATATCAAAAATAATTACCTGATTGATTTCGAAGACACTAAAGGGACATTAAAAGCCACCGCTAAACAGCCCATCGAAATTGAAAATCTTGCTTTAGGGTATAGAATGTTCTTTACACTAACTAACTTTATTTTAGCCAATGAAGAAATTCAATACCAAGGTTATGCTCGCTTTGAAGAACTCAAACCTGTAAGCGAAAAAGAGGCAAGCAAATGGAAACAAAACCGGTTAATGGCTTTTGAAGGTTCTGACCGGCACTTATTTTGGGCTTTGGCTCAAAGAAAACTAAAAACTGAAGGCTATGAAGCATTTGTCGATGCTGCAGGTTTCAATCCAGCCAACCGAACCGCCAATTTTTATGGCCAATTAGGGAAAAGTATTCTAGCTTACCCCCTCGATTCGATTGTTAGAAAAGGTAAAATAGCTACTGAATATCGAATTAGATTTCCAAAACGTATCGAACTCCATTTTGCTAGTCCTTATTATAATGGTCAGTTTTACCGTGATGATACCCGTATGATTTCGTGGATTGAAAGTTTAAAAGATTTAGATTTTAACGACCGAGGCATCATCCAAAACCCCAAAGATTTGGTTATTTCTGGTTTTATGAGTAGTAAGCGTTTGGCAGAAATGCTTCCGCTTGATTATTTGCCTAATGAAAATGTCGAGCGAGAAATTCCTAAAGAAAAAATCAATGTTTCTCTCGACTCCACCACCCAACGAAGTATTTGGCGTTTGCAAGAACGCGTACAGCTTATCAGTAATAAAGCCTATTATCATCCAAACGAAAATCTTTGGTTTGCGGGAAGAATGCACTACGCAGATGCCACAATGAGCGACTCTATCAGTAAAGTGGTTTATGTAGAATGGATTAGCCCACAAAATGAATTAATTGCTCGACAAAAACACCACGTCGACTCCCTGCAATTTAAAGGAATGATAGCTTTACCCAATGACCTTGCTTTAGGAAATTATCGGATTCGTGCTTATACCCAATGGATGCGTAATTTTGGAGATAGCTGTTTCTATGAGCAAATTATACCGATTATTTCGCCTAGACAATATGTAGTTTCTGCCCAAAACTTCCCACCTAAAACGTATTTTAAGATAACGACCGATAAAAAGGCCTATCAAAAACGTGAAAAAATCAATGTAAAAATTGAAGGAATTGAAAGTAAAAATTTTTGTATCTCAGTTACCGACACCATGGCTGTTCGTTCGTGTAATACTTTAGTAAGTTCTAATAGTAGTTTTTTGCCAGCCACCTCATTCAAAACGATTCCAGAGTTTAAATTTTTAGCAGAAACAGGGCTTAAACTTTCAGGTAAGGTACTTGATAAAAATAACAAGCCTACACTGGCAAATATTATTTTTTACTTCGGTCAAAATCAATATCCACTAACAACACAAACTGATGCCGAAGGACATTTTTCTGTTTCGGGTATTCAGTTAAGCGATACTACTGATATTAGCTATCAAGCCACCGATTTGAAAGGTAAACTCCTTGAGAAAGTACTCTTTGACGTAGAGGATTTCCCTACTATCAAGCCCTCAAATATAAAGCTCAATTTCATAGTAAAAGACTTACCCTCAGCGGTTTTAATTGAAAATAATATTGATATTCCCAAAGATGCAATTGCATTAGAGGAAGTGAGTGTAACCACCAAACGTACTGAAAAACAGTTTGTAAGTAAACCACTCTACGGAAACCCCGACTTCACTGTATTTTCAAAGGAAATAAGTCCCGCATTATCTGGCATGAATCCCGTTTTGGCACTACAGGGTAAAGTACCGGGCTTACAAGTAGTACTAGCAGCCGATGGCATAATTAGAGTACGCATGCGTGCTGGACAAAACTCTATTGAAGGTGATTCTGCTCCGCTCTACTTAATTGATGGTTTTCCAGTAGAAAATGTTAATTCATTAATGAATGTTAGTATGGATAACATTGACCGCATCGAGGTATTAAAAACCGCCCGTGCCATGTTTGGTTCTAGGGGTGCCAACGGTGTTATTGCGATTTATACTAAATCATCAGTTGTAAAGCCTTCCGAGAGAAATAATAATGGTTTAAAATCAAGTACCAAAATGCTGAGCATTGTAGGATATAAATCTTATAAACCATTTTTTAGTCCAAATTATAGTTCAGCACAAGCTAAAGAATCTAACAAATTTGATATTCGAACGACCATTTTTTGGCTTCCGAATCTTACGAGCAACACCTTCTCTTTTTATGCGGCCGATAATGCTGGGGTTTACAGAATTTTAGCAAAAAATGGCGAAGAAATTGCCGAAACCTATGTAGAAATCAGATAATTCAAATAAAAAACCACCCTTTGGGGGTGGTTTTTATAGATTATATTAAGAAAAAGCATAGTCAAGTCGGAATCCTATTATGAGCCACACATTTCGCAACCTTCTGGGTCATCAAGCGAGCATTGCATTGCTGCGTACTGATATTCTGCTTCACTTGAAAAAGTTGCTGCTGCAGTTGCTTTAGCAGTTTGTTCTTCAGCATATTTTACATAGTCTAAAGGTTTTTCTGATACCGCCGATGTTGCAGGTACAACCTCAGCAATTGCTTGGCGGTCAACTGTAAATTTCACTGCATCAGAAGCTGCTTTCGTACGTAGGTAATACATACCTGTTTTCAAGCCCGCTTTCCATGCGTAGAAATGCATCGAAGTAAGTTTTCCGAAATTGGCATTTTCCATAAAGATATTAAGCGACTGACTTTGGCAAATGAATGCTCCACGGTCGGCTGCCATATCAATAATGGTTTTTTGTTTGATTTCCCACGCTGTGCGGTACAAATCTTTCAGGTTTTGTGGAATCTCTGCAATTCCTTGTACTGAACCATTAGCGGCAATTAGTTTGTTTTTCATGGTATCGTTCCACAAACCAATTTTCACTAAATCTTTCAGTAAATGTTTGTTTACAACTACAAACTCACCAGAAAGTACACGACGTGTGTAAATATTTGATGTATATGGCTCAAAACACTCGTTGTTACCCAAAATTTGGCTCGTTGAGGCCGTCGGCATTGGAGCAACTAATAAAGAGTTTCTTACGCCATGTGTTTTTACTTTTTCACGTAATTCTTCCCAATTCCAGCGACCAGAATCTGGAGATACGCCCCACATGTCAAATTGGAAAATACCTTGCGAAATTGGCGAGCCTTCCCATGTTGAATAAGGGCCATCGGCCATAGCCATTTCCATTGAAGATTCCATGGCCGCAAAGTAGATTGTTTCGAAGATTTCTTTATTTAATCTACGAGCTTCATCAGACTCAAACGGCATTCTCAAGGTAATAAAAGTATCGGCCAAACCTTGAACCCCCAAACCAATCGGGCGGTGACGCAGGTTACTACGCTCAGCCTCTATTACTGGGTAATAGTTTACATCAATTACTTTATTAAGGTTTTTAGTAATCACCTTCGTTACTTCATAAAGTTTTTCGTGATCAAACTTCATGAAACCAGTTTTCTCATCCTTAACAATGTATTTGGGTAGAGCAATCGAAGCTAAATTACAAACCGCAACCTCATCAGGAGCCGTATATTCAATAATCTCCGTACAAAGATTCGAAGATTTGATAGTCCCTAAGTTCTTCTGATTTGATTTCTTATTGGCTGCATCTTTATAGAGCATGTATGGTGTGCCTGTCTCAATTTGAGACTCCATAATAGCAAACCATAAATCTTGTGCTTTAATAGTTTTGCGAGCTTTCCCCTCTAATTCATATTTTTCGTAAAGCTTCTCAAACTCTTCTCCGTAGCAGTCAGATAAACCTGGAGCTTCATTCGGGCAGAATAACGACCAAGTGTCATTAGCTTCTACGCGTTTCATGAATAAATCAGAAATCCAAAGTGCATAGAATAAATCTCTGGCACGAAGTTCTTCTTTACCGTGGTTTTTTCTCAAATCTAAGAATTCAAAGATATCGGCATGCCAAGGCTCAATGTAGATAGCAAAAGAACCTTTTCTTTTACCACCACCTTGGTCAACGTAGCGAGCAGTATCGTTGAACACACGTAGCATCGGCACGATACCATTTGAAGTGCCATTAGTACCTTTAATGTATGAACCAGTAGCACGTACATTATGGATGGCTAAGCCAATTCCACCAGCTGACTGTGAAATTTTTGCTGTTTGCCCAAGTGTATCGTAAATACCAGTGATACTATCTTCTTTAATCGTCAATAAGAAACATGATGAAAGTTGTGGTTTCGGCGTACCAGCATTGAACAATGTTGGGGTTGCGTGTGTAAACCAACGCTCCGACAATAATTCATAAGTTTCCAGTACACGGTCAATGTCTTCGCCATGAATACCTACTGCTACACGCATAAGCATGTGCTGTGGACGCTCAACAATTTTTCCGTTTACTTTTAATAGATAAGATTTTTCAAGGGTTTTATAACCAAAATAATCATAACCAAAATCTCGGTCATAGATAATTGCAGAATCAAGCAAAGCGGCATGTTTCTGAATTACTTTCCATGTGTCTTTGGCGATTAAAGAGGCATTTTGGCCAGTTTTCGGGTCGATGTATTGATACAACATTTTCATTGTACCCGAAAATGACTTAAGAGTGTTCTTATGGAGGTTAGAAATAGCAATCCTTGCCGCTAAAATAGCGTAATCAGGGTGCTTGGTTGTCATCGAAGCAGCCGTTTCAGCAGCTAAACTATCTAACTCTGATGTAGAAACACCATCGTAGATACCTGCTACTACTTTCATGGCAACCTCAACGGGTTGGACAAATGCTGGCTCTAAGCCATAACAAAGTCGCTCAATACGAGCAGTGATTTTGTCGAACTTTACCGACTCGCGGCGTCCGTCTCTTTTAATTACAAACATAGGCAGCCTTTTTAAAAGTGTTTTATGGGATTCACAACAATGTCTTAAGCAAACCAAAAAAATGGTTTAATAAAGGAATCTTAGCTTTAAAACTAATTATATTATTTACGTAATTTATGTGACTGCTAGTCACTTTTTGGATTCACTAAAAAAAATTATAAAGCAGTCTATGTAAGGTCAAATTTACTACATACTGTAAGTAAGTAACAGATGTAAAATTAGTAAAATATCAAGGCATATAAAAATCCAAAAACTATACCTATTGACCGATAATTAAAAAGTGTAATATTAAGAGAATATTAAGAACTAATAATCAGTTAGTTACTTAACAGTGAGATAGGAAAAGTCTAATAAAAAAGTTATCCACATTAAATAAACTATTTTTGCTTCTCCAATTAGAGTCTTTTAAGTTGCAGTTTGTGGCTATTTTCATTGACAAATGTAAATATTTTATTTTCAGAAAAAAAAGAAAATTCTGAAAAAGTTATCCACATTGAAAATTGAATTATTAGTCATGGCACTCCATTAGTAAGAGGTCTCCTGATTTGTACGAAACTCTAACAATTCCATCAGCCGCAACTTCATTACTATTTCCCGAACGATAACCCAATATAAGTTCCTCATTATCAATATTATAAACAAGATTTTCGGTTATAATTCCAGTAGCAGAACCAATAGGAATAAGTGAGATTTGTGTACCTTTCGCATACCACTTTTCAAAGCTTGCAGGAAAGGGCAGCAAAGGGTAGATAACTGAGAAATCATCTATCATAACAATCGAAAGTTTACTTTTGTAACGAACGATATTAGTCATGTTCGTAATGGCATGGTCAGCTCTTCGACCCGTTGCCCAAACCACATTTGCCGCAGGAAAACCTCTATTAATTAAAAAATCGAAAGCTTTTTCAAGGTCTGTTTTATCTTGGTCTGGCGTGTAAACAATCTCAATCGGGTATTGGCTTTGTTCAATTTCTTGTAAATTTATATCTCTATCAAAATCGCCTAAAAGCACATCGACTTTGATTCCAAGAGAAATGACACGGTGAATGGCATTATCAAGCACAACTACAAATGGACTCCATTCTAATAGCTGCCCAAGTAATTCTACACTACAACTTTCGCCATTGGCAATAATAAGAGCCGGTTCCTGTTTTTCACGTACGATATGATGAGACGACATACTCAAAGTTATTAAATTTCGACAAACATAATGGCAAAAATTACTTCACAATCCATTGAAATAATTTTGAAATAGGCTTCGCATAAAGTGTGTACCAACGAGGCACAAGACCATTCTCAGCCCATGCTCGACGGTCTTCTTTATTGGCTCTAATTCTGTTTTTAAGAGAAGCATTACTTGTACCGCCTGTACGCATTTTCATGAGTACTTCGGGAATATAAAAAGAAGAGAGTTTATGCTTATAAAGCATTCGAAGCATCAGTTCGTAATCTCCTGCACTACGATACGAGATATTATAAAAC harbors:
- a CDS encoding carboxypeptidase-like regulatory domain-containing protein, with the translated sequence MNLLFRSNLFKLCYFFLLSSNLFAQTFSIKGVVRDAKTSEIVPFANVFVANTTKGTSSNEKGEYTLSKIPFGTVIVSVSMVGYAPARQTIRIETEGTKEVDFTINPIEQELSEVKVSANRDKTWEKQFQRFSKSILGDSPLSKLCNIKNNYLIDFEDTKGTLKATAKQPIEIENLALGYRMFFTLTNFILANEEIQYQGYARFEELKPVSEKEASKWKQNRLMAFEGSDRHLFWALAQRKLKTEGYEAFVDAAGFNPANRTANFYGQLGKSILAYPLDSIVRKGKIATEYRIRFPKRIELHFASPYYNGQFYRDDTRMISWIESLKDLDFNDRGIIQNPKDLVISGFMSSKRLAEMLPLDYLPNENVEREIPKEKINVSLDSTTQRSIWRLQERVQLISNKAYYHPNENLWFAGRMHYADATMSDSISKVVYVEWISPQNELIARQKHHVDSLQFKGMIALPNDLALGNYRIRAYTQWMRNFGDSCFYEQIIPIISPRQYVVSAQNFPPKTYFKITTDKKAYQKREKINVKIEGIESKNFCISVTDTMAVRSCNTLVSSNSSFLPATSFKTIPEFKFLAETGLKLSGKVLDKNNKPTLANIIFYFGQNQYPLTTQTDAEGHFSVSGIQLSDTTDISYQATDLKGKLLEKVLFDVEDFPTIKPSNIKLNFIVKDLPSAVLIENNIDIPKDAIALEEVSVTTKRTEKQFVSKPLYGNPDFTVFSKEISPALSGMNPVLALQGKVPGLQVVLAADGIIRVRMRAGQNSIEGDSAPLYLIDGFPVENVNSLMNVSMDNIDRIEVLKTARAMFGSRGANGVIAIYTKSSVVKPSERNNNGLKSSTKMLSIVGYKSYKPFFSPNYSSAQAKESNKFDIRTTIFWLPNLTSNTFSFYAADNAGVYRILAKNGEEIAETYVEIR
- a CDS encoding DUF1501 domain-containing protein, which gives rise to MQPLPKDKMAHHDDTFKLHSPEFSALNRKLDRRNFLLRSASGLGAMALSSLISSNARGNTLEEQIMKALPSIAPKAKRVVYLFMSGGPSQFETFDYKPKLANLFGQGLPDSVRKGQRLTGMSANQAVLPLVPSAYKFNQYGKTKTWVSDLLPYTAQVVDDLCIVKSMFTEQINHDPAITFFQTGHQLPGRPSIGSWMSYGLGSENQNLPAFIVLVSKDASKDQPLYARLWGNGFLSSEHQGVQFRSGKDPVLFLNNPEGYDGQDRQQMLEYLTKLNQLQNETWGDPEVDARIAQYEMAYRMQTSVPEVMDTSKEPDEVFELYGEGSRDKGTYAANCLLARKLLEKDVRFVQLYHQGWDHHGSLPKGMAHQCKQTDKATAALIIDLKRRGLLEDTLVVWGGEFGRTVYSQGKLTKDDYGRDHHPRCFTMWMAGAGVKSGFSYGETDDFSYNIIKNPVHVHDFQATLLHLMGIDHEQLTYKYQGRRFRLTDVHGQVIKGILA
- a CDS encoding ribonucleoside-diphosphate reductase subunit alpha; the encoded protein is MFVIKRDGRRESVKFDKITARIERLCYGLEPAFVQPVEVAMKVVAGIYDGVSTSELDSLAAETAASMTTKHPDYAILAARIAISNLHKNTLKSFSGTMKMLYQYIDPKTGQNASLIAKDTWKVIQKHAALLDSAIIYDRDFGYDYFGYKTLEKSYLLKVNGKIVERPQHMLMRVAVGIHGEDIDRVLETYELLSERWFTHATPTLFNAGTPKPQLSSCFLLTIKEDSITGIYDTLGQTAKISQSAGGIGLAIHNVRATGSYIKGTNGTSNGIVPMLRVFNDTARYVDQGGGKRKGSFAIYIEPWHADIFEFLDLRKNHGKEELRARDLFYALWISDLFMKRVEANDTWSLFCPNEAPGLSDCYGEEFEKLYEKYELEGKARKTIKAQDLWFAIMESQIETGTPYMLYKDAANKKSNQKNLGTIKSSNLCTEIIEYTAPDEVAVCNLASIALPKYIVKDEKTGFMKFDHEKLYEVTKVITKNLNKVIDVNYYPVIEAERSNLRHRPIGLGVQGLADTFITLRMPFESDEARRLNKEIFETIYFAAMESSMEMAMADGPYSTWEGSPISQGIFQFDMWGVSPDSGRWNWEELREKVKTHGVRNSLLVAPMPTASTSQILGNNECFEPYTSNIYTRRVLSGEFVVVNKHLLKDLVKIGLWNDTMKNKLIAANGSVQGIAEIPQNLKDLYRTAWEIKQKTIIDMAADRGAFICQSQSLNIFMENANFGKLTSMHFYAWKAGLKTGMYYLRTKAASDAVKFTVDRQAIAEVVPATSAVSEKPLDYVKYAEEQTAKATAAATFSSEAEYQYAAMQCSLDDPEGCEMCGS
- a CDS encoding DUF1553 domain-containing protein, with amino-acid sequence MKKYLLLLVACIYLWSFKPSGHQLSAPPKLPEDVAIAYKNLPTTLDYNLHVKPILSDKCFACHGPDKAKQKAGLRLDLAEAAYAQLPESPGKVAISPKNLKKSEVFHRIVSNDPTYVMPTPKSHLSLSAYEKAVIIKWIENGAVYQPHWAFVKPQKRAIPSLKNTLAFSPINQIDNFIFSRLEQEGLSASKEASKEILLRRLSFDLTGLPPTLEEIDAFLDDNSPNAYEKQVDRLLNSPHYGEKMSTDWLDLARFADSHGYTVDRLRDMSPYRDWVIRAFNENMPYSNFIHQQLAGDLFPSPTKDMLIATAFNRNHPQNLEGGIVEEEFQTEYVMDRTNTFGDAFLAMSVGCARCHDHKYDPISQKNYYELFSFFNNIREAGQISWNDDLPTPTLLLPTAEQEKVVDFIKNSIAEQEQKVIEAKNSATTDFEKWLENKEYQSLLNNALPQANLQGFYTFEDSLRNSVNPKQKGVMRRDAGTLDKPTFEQTTKGQVLLLDGDVYADLKDVGVFRKSEAFTVGMWAYIPKEMKDGVIFHKSNAERLYNFKGYHLFLRNNKLEITMAHTAPSNAITKLSLKDAPRDKWLHLCMTHDGSAKANGFKLYLDGEEMTMETVIDQLYKDIIFYSKSEPALQIGGWWRGLGFKGGKVDDAIVYSRALTPFEIKILAKKADWGNISNKSSSELNPQEKAILKEYYLSAINPTVLSAQKELQKLRTALSDSSEKIAEIMIMQEMPKPKVTHLLHRGQYDALGEEVKPNTPKDILSFPANLPKNRLGLAQWLTDENNPLTARVAVNRFWQNFFGTGIVKTTEDFGNQGEMPSHPELLDWLALNFQKDWDVKKLNKLIVMSATYRQDSKVSREVRERDPENRLLSHGPSNRLSAEMLRDNALAVSGLLNKKIGGKSIKPYQPDGLWEINNTQYTQDSGDAIYRRSLYIVVKRSVPNPTLGTFDAPSRSYCVVRRQKTNTPLQALVTLNDPTFVEAAKVIGEAMAKEADTRKAIITVYRKLSGKTPSERELDLLLSLQKSEYEEFKQNPDKTKGWLKTGLYKIDPALEAASVAANAVVASTILNSDATLTKR